The nucleotide window ATCTCTCATCGAGTTCTTTGTTCATATTTAGAAGTCTCTGGAGCTCAGCTGGCAATGCTCTTGcttctcaaattaaaaaataaaatataaaaaacaaaacctaCATGTAAGCTCAAATTAAATccgaaaaatttttaaattaataataaatttgataagaatttgAGGGACTATTGAGAGAATTACATTTCTAATAGTCGTCGAAGTAAACTCCGATTTGTACGATTGGCAGTGCTGAATTGGGGAGGTCGGGTTATAGCGTTTTGATGCCAGAATTTGTTCTGGGGTCTGGCTCAAACGAGAGGGAAGGGGAAGACGGCGTCGTGTTAGATTAGAGTGTTGAAAGGGGTTTCTGACAGTGAGAATGGCGGGGAAATGTGCGGCTCAATTGTCAAGTGGGCTAATCTATCATGAAGACAAATATCAGCCACCGCCACTAAGATTTCATGCAAAACCCcatgaatatttaaaactaaatgcccctcatattttCCCGAATCAACCATCCTCTCACAGGATAGATCCAAGCCAAACTGATATAAACTCAAATGAACCAAACTTAAACTAGAGCTCactagcctttttttttttgctatgacaattttttttcttatttaacaatttttcacctactttttttttatgatttttcttgtttcttttctgGTGTTACTGTTTACCAAGTTTGcgctaaactcaaactaatccATTGCTGAAGTCAACTCAAATCAACTTATCTTTAGGTAGGGGCGCTGGCAGTTTTCGGCGTAGAGAGTTTTGACTGTTTTTAGCAAATATGAGGTCCACGAACTGAACCTTACCATTTATTTACCGAGAAAGTAGAAGAAAATAGATACCAATTCACAGTTTAAGTCCAATAAACGGAGAAAGGTGACAACATGTCTCACCATTTTTTTCACCTTCTTttagttgtttatttttatatgaatttactGATTGGGTGTAAACACACAGTTTAAGCCTTGAGATGAGCAGCAAGCCATGCATTCATTTCTGGTGAAGTCACACAAAAGCTGAAACTGCAAACTCACTGCttagaataataatatagaaaagccaaatataaaaattaaaatgaccaCACAAACTCCATACAGTTTTATGCCATAGAAGATGTATAACCATTTATCAGTTGTCAAAATTGGAACAAAGTTGTTATTATTAGAAGCATCCAAATTTTTGGTTCACATTAAATTAATCAGAAACAAATATGTGGCTTCACTCCCTCTCACCAAATGTGTAATTACACAGTATTTCAGCTCATTATGTATCAATTCTGAGAAGGTGTCTGTCCAGGACCAAACCCTAACTGTAAAAGCCAGCTCTCAAAGCCCATGCTTCATATATCTTCACACTTGAATCAACCTCCTTCAACACCAGgtgataaaaaagataatttctgAACTGAATACCATCCACTGCAGTGTCAAAGCGCTCAATTCACATACGCATCATCTGCAGGTCTGCAGCAAATATCAAGCAACACTTTCTGTCCTTTGTCAAAaggaataattaaattttccatgcttaagtttttgttattttctttcaaaagattttagaatTGCTTTCTGAAATCAATCAGAAGTAGACCAGACAAAAAATCCAGATGTTATAGGATGTGCACTCGTGTTTCTATGCATATGCACACATACATGAATGAGTGAGAGTGGGGAGGGATCCCATACCACTGTTGGACCTTCCTGAACTCAGTAAGCACAGggtatatattttcaaatgccGTATAGGTCTCATCTCGTACCTATAgtatcaaataaagaaaattcttGTCAGTCAGCAAATCTGTTGGGGAACAGCATACACATTAAAGGagcaaaaagaaataaatgaagAAACCCAAAAGCACCTTAGCTCCTGTAATCACAATCTTTCCAGAGACGAAAATTAGAAGcacaatttttggttgtttcatTCGATATATGAGGCCAGGAAAGAGTTCTGGTTCATACTGTATTAAAAAGAACAATATGAAAAACAAGAGATGGCAAAATATATAGCAGCAAGTAAGTTCCCACAGCACAATTTCAGAACTAACTAAAAAGAGAGAATGAACTAGCTGCATTTTTACATCAaccaaataatataaagaacATGGTTACACAAAGTGTAAAAAGACCACTtaccaattgaaaaacaaatccGAAGGAAAGTATTTATCCATTACACagtggaaaataaaaattaacaaaaaagataaatatatgaCATTAGTCCATTAatgtggtggaaaatgaaaattaacaaAGGATAAATATGACATACACTTGAGAAAGCACCATGGGAGTATGCAAGACCTTCAAGTCTGATAGGGAATTTAACATCACAAGAACCAACTATATTTTGAATCTTGAAGTCCTgcatcaaaaaaataaagtggGCAAAACATATAAATAGTCTTCCAAATGATAACAACAGCTTGAAGTAACAAGCTTGGGCCAACTTTTGctctgagagagagagaaagaccAAATACCTTGAACTTAGCTGGAAAACCAAGCTTCTGAATGATTCGAGCATACTGAAAAACACAAAGAAGATGTGAAACTAAATAACTACATGCCCCAAATAGTAATTCAATTAGTTGAAGTCTCCATTGTTTgttaaatcaagaaaataagCACCTATTATGCATACTAAATCTTATGATTAGTCAACATCCATAACTCTTCATCACTTCAatatggaaaattttaaaacataattctaGATAGAGGAATGCATTATGATCACGTCTTATCTTGAAAACATGTTGGTACTTTGTTTTATATCAATTACATCTGCAACTATGATGATGGATATAGTTAAGAGTTACAAGCATTTCACAGGCCAACTCAAACCTTTCTTGCTGCCAGTTTTGACTGCTGTTCACTCTTTGCACCAGTGCAAACCTGAAACAAGACAGAA belongs to Mangifera indica cultivar Alphonso chromosome 2, CATAS_Mindica_2.1, whole genome shotgun sequence and includes:
- the LOC123205396 gene encoding TATA-box-binding protein 2; the protein is MAEQGGLEGSQPVDLSKHPSGIVPTLQNIVSTVNLDCKLDLKQIALQARNAEYNPKRFAAVIMRIREPKTTALIFASGKMVCTGAKSEQQSKLAARKYARIIQKLGFPAKFKDFKIQNIVGSCDVKFPIRLEGLAYSHGAFSSYEPELFPGLIYRMKQPKIVLLIFVSGKIVITGAKVRDETYTAFENIYPVLTEFRKVQQ